Below is a window of Camelina sativa cultivar DH55 chromosome 11, Cs, whole genome shotgun sequence DNA.
TTCGATCAGTCATTGACTGCAAGATACAAGAAAAGAGCGGGGTTAGGACGAATCAGAACTGAACAGAGGtatcacaaaacaacaacaaaataacaaaaccaaagaagccAGGGAATTACATCCTGAGGTGCAACCACATCGTTGCAAAAGTAACATCCAAGTCTCTGTTTGTTTGTCTTGTTCATGTCAAGATTCTGCATATCATCAGACAGGGATGTCGGGCCAGCGCCATGGCGCATTACCATGTAGCTGTCGAAACCTAAAGCCGCGTTTATAGCGATCTGAATTTCAATTCAAACACCAACATATCAAGCAGATTGTTATTATACTTATACTTAAACCAGcaagatagaaagaaagaaacagagttgaGTTACCTTATTGGCATTAGCACAAAGAAGAGAAGGTAACCACCGGCTTTCTCTTGTATCAGTTAACAAGAACACGGCATCATGAGATTCAATCAATTCGCTAAGACGTTTACAATCTGCGAGAACAGAATCCTCTTCTTGGCTAGAAATCGGATGTCCAGGCATCGGTATAGCCATAACAACTCCACTAGATTCCATTGCTGGAAATATCTGTTTGAGGCTTTTAACAGCAGCAACCGCTTTGAACTCGCCTCCTACACAATCTTCAAATGTGTAGAGAGATTGCCTGACTGGATTAGACATAGCTACTTTGCCATAGTCAACAAAGGTGATATTGCGGATTCCCCAACcctaaagaaagagaaagataaaagaagatttttaattaatcgGATGAGTTTGTCAAATTGTTGATCTTGAACTCTCTTCGTTACATACCATAAGGGTACGAGCAACTTGGCAGCCCAATGTACCAGCTCCAAGAAGAAGGCATTTGACAGAGGACAAAACGTTTAAGTCAAGAGACGGTAATGCACGCCATCTCATTAACTTTAAGTTTAAATCAACAGCAGAAACAGCCAACCTGCGAAAAGACGAGAATCCGTTTCTTTAATCAGACTATAcctatttatttgttataatctTTGACATGGAACAGAAAATCACCTTGTTGGATCCATAGAATTAGCAAGGCTAATGGATCGGGGTACTCGTTTCCCTTTGTTAAGCTCCCATCCCACTGAGTTAGGCACAGTCTCAGCTGATTCACCTGATGCAAGTGTAACTGAGGCTTGACCAACAAGGGAAAGGTTCAAGTCAGCGAAACCACGACTCTCTCTGTAGCAAAAGAACCAAACTGTCTCGAGGCTCCATCTTGCACGTATAAGTGCCAAGTAATTTCGAAGTGGCCAGCCAGGATTATTAGGAAGGTGACATGGATCATAGAAACCGAAAAGCAACTGCAGGAAGAAAGATAGATAAAGGTGAATTTTTCTTTCTGGTTTTTTACGTATACTAAAGAGTTAGTTGTTACACATTACCTTATGATGATCACCTTGGCACGCTTCCCAGTCTTTAAGATGTCTGATACTAGCTTTTGAATCAGAAGAAACCGAAACCAAAAAGAATGGAACATCTACAGCAGCAAAAACACAACGATTCATAACATATATTCAGTTGCTACTCGTTGAAACTGAATAATACCAGAACAAGAATGTTGAGTACCAGTAGTTAAATCTGAGTTGCGCCACTCGTTACAAGCAGCGGATACTGACTCCGCCTCTTCAGAACTAAAATACTCTGAAGCTGGCTTTAATTCTACCAAACTTGCAGGAGGATCAAGTACAAGCGCAGGAAACGCAAACCAATACCGGAAACTCCATTTCTTAAGGTCTGCAAAGGAGATAACAAGGAATCTTGATAACACAGCAGGGTCCTCAAGTGCTTTTCCTGATTGAATATCATCCCAAATCTATAATCTCACcaacaaaataagattagacttACACAACACAAGAACTGATGAGAACCAAGTCAGAGACAAGTTTTTGTATTAACCTTGTTTGCTTCTGCTTTGAGAAGACTTTGTTTGTCAAGTTTATCGAAGCTTTCGAGGGTATTGGTGTTATACAAAATTCCAGGAACAGGACACTTATTCCTATTTCCATGGCTAGTACTAGCAACCGATGATTGTTCATCTAAAGGCAATGACTCTGATAAAAGAGTCAGATGATTTGAGACTTGTGGATGTGAACATGGTCCATAAAAACCTGAAATTTTCCACATTAATTCCCATCACATTAACACGATATAACGaaccaaaaacagaggaaacctAAATCTGAATTTATTAAGGATCataaaacagaggattttaaagttttcaacttttttctgATTCTCTAAACCTAAACGGATCCTAAGAACTTGCCCAGAAGTTAATACATCAAAATTTATGTAACAAAATCGATGAATTGGGtatttgtgttttgtgtgtttaccGGTGATTGGAATCGGAGAATCGTCGATTCCGAGTTTATCGAGTTTCAAAGAGGAGAAGCTGTGCCAGAAACCTTCGTCGACGGAACTGTTCAATGGAGCGAATTGAAGTATGGTTGGTGAAGTTTCTTTCTCAGACATGGCTGAGATTGCAATTTTGCTGATGAGAAGGGTCAATGAGTaaggcaaagaagaagacgatgacggagagaagagagaaagaggagtcGTGCCAGGAACAGGGTCAATCTGGGTCGGGTCACCTTTAAGTTGAAGCAAACCAAAACcggtttaatttaaaaaaaacacaaatcgaacggtttagattttaccaactaaaccaaaccgaaccaaattcgGTTTTGtactgtcttttttttgtgtttatgtaataaaatcatcGATTTtaccaactaaaccaaaccgaaccaaatctatgcatccctctctcttttcgttttgtACTGTCTTCTCAGTTTTATTTGTTAGTTGTTTGATTGAAGTAAACCCTTCACAATCCTTTTTTATGGGAAAGGGTGTAAAAAATACAGATCCTAATTATGTTTACCAAAATTTCATATTGTTGGAtcccaaaaacataaaaacattattttatttttctggcaTGTATTTTATacttgccaaaaaaaacaaaataaactgaTAACTGATATTATTTTTACCATTGGAtatctgaaatttttgtttattagaaaaaatctaaactttcaTTTCTTATCAATTTTTCAATTTCACTCAGTGGAATTTTATTACGTATATGCTTCAAATTACCCCTAGCTAATACCGTCCAAATTTATCGACTTATATGTAAAAGAAATGTTTCGATATTATCAAATCTTTCTGCATCACATGATAAACGTAATTACAATTTCACAAAATGCATACAACCAACCATCTGAAATtctgaatataattttttcttacacAAACTATTCACATTATTTATAGACATAAATCATATCGCACACGCAAATACACAATTAAAAGCATAACCGGGTACTGAACCGGATTTGATATCATAGGGTAGGGTAAGAAGCTTTCATGGCAAGACCACATAATCCTTCTTTAGCCTTGACATCTTTTTGAATCCTCATGTATCCACTCTCTCCCCACTTTGTTCCCCAAGAATTCTTGATGATCCAATACTTTGATCCGTTCGTAGATTCACCGTATCCGATAGCAGTCACTGCGTGATCAAGATACGTAGTGCACTCTCCAGTGAACACACCAGACGAGTAGAATTGGAAATCAAAACCACCTCCTTCGATTCCAACGCTAACTGGTTGGTGTGCCACTGCCTTCATCAGTGCGTTTTCGTCGTTAGCCGGAACATCCTCATAACCTATGTATGTACGATGTGTAACCATGTCAAGATTAATAAGTTCAACATATTTGGCTAATGAATTCCGGGCttgttttttgattaaaataacttaattatttttatgttttaagaaattattttacattgacttaattaatataaatgtattttttactttttaatttggtttttctgaTTGTGGCTGTTAAAATGAAAAAACCAATTTTGTTTATAGGCAGATTTTGGTTCTGTTCGGCTAAAAGTGAAACCTGTGATAGAAGTTGCTTTCGGGTTGGTCTTTTTGGAATTGCAAGTACCATCTTCTCCTTTGTAAGGATAATTTGATTCGGTTGTTAAACCGCCGGTCGCCTTTATATGCTCGAACGCGGTGTCCATTAAACCGCCGTCGCAGCCAAAATCGTTTGTGTCGCAGTCCACAAGTTGTTGTTCAGACAAAGAGATAAGTTTGCCTTTCTTTATCTGAGCTGCTCCTTCAATAGCCGCAACCGCTGAAAACGCCCAACAACATCCTACACAAAATATGACTTCAATAGTcatcataaatattttcatgtatatatactattggATAACCCGTAACAACATATACCATCTCAATAAAATGGtatgaaacaaaatgaaaacatagcaaaatatcataaagatgtaaaaaatttatgaataaagATCTAATTTATACCGCAACTGCGCTGATCCTTGATAGGGGTCACAGCTCCTTTCGTCCTCCAATCAACAGAGATGGGCAAACTACCAGAAGAAACGTTTTGGTACCTAAACGCCCTCGTTTTAGTTTGGCCTAGGCTAGGCAAAGTCGAGACTCCTTTATAACCAGTGTACATTGAACGGAACTCGTCATTGGTTAAATCAGCAAACTGATTTACCGCAAGTTTGAACGTTCTACCGGCAGGCATGCTGTTCAAGAGTTCAATACGTTCAACGTTGCTTTTGAACACAGCGTAGCgattgtttttctccttcataTCCGCGTAAACGCGGCCGTGTTTAGTCATCCACTCGATGTGCCTCTTTTGCATGATGAGTTCATTGTCGAGTGGACGAGAAAGAGCGATGGAAAAACATATTGATAGAATTAGAGAGACCAAGAAACATACTTGCATCAGTTTAAAAGCCATTGCTTTAGGAAAGTTAAATGATTCTTGGTACTAGTTTGATTATTCCAAAAGGGTATTGAGATGGGTTTTATAGTGAAAAAAAGATTGGATGTAATTGGTAATCTTCACATGAAGTGACCGATCCAAATCAAAGCATTTTTGGTTTACAAGTAATGATCTCATACATTTATACATAACTAACTGATGGTTGATGTTTATTACgtagtttattttttctaactGAAGTCAAGTTTTAATTTGTTCACTTCACTATGCttggatttatatttttagttgcACTATGTTCATTGCCGTGTTCAGAGATATATGTTGAAGTTTTGCGTAAAGACTATGTTAGTTTGTGTATCTAGACGTAGTACACGAAACAAACGGGCccatatataaaaacttatttgacgcatttaattttaattaattttacaaagaattttaaattaatatttaaaacccCGTATTATTTATCGTGACTAATATTTAAAACgaatatataagttttatttacggaatttcatataaaattttgaaattttgggtATAACTTCGGATACTCGATTAAAAATATCTCGTATTCATattctaaattaataatatgtatttttatttttggtattttcagGTTTGAATTCAGGTACGGATTTTCGGATAGAGGAGTGTAGAACTCAATATgataaatctaaaattttgtgtttggaTTTAGGTCTATTTTCTTGAATCGGTTTCAGTTCTAATTTTTTGTTCCGGTTTTTTTATCCAGGCCTATAACAGAACTTAATAATCATATTTCTTAAACGTAGGTACCTTTCAAGGGTCAAAATCACTAATCTCATCAAAAACatggaatctttttttttgtcttcttataattaactaatttgAATTCAAGGATTCCGTTCTTACAAGAGAACCATTCGTGCAAGTTAAAAGCTTAATtaatcaaagtaaaaaaagaagaagaaaaatgagtcGACAAAAATCAACTAATTTCCATCAAATCATCGAATCATTCATAGTCACACAAGTAAACTTCATTACGTTAAGTATTCTTTTGTAGATAAACGATATGATTTGCTAAAAGTTTCCTTTTCAATGATGTTTTCCactaatttcatatattttaatctctctaaatatagatattattagggataatagaaaaagaaaaaaataataattgtatatattttattatataaagtttgatatcaaagttacatattaacaaaattgtgacacgtgtcaattgcATTATTGagatgtaaaaattcaaaatctactataaacatattttatataaaagtaaaatagagaaaagaaaacataattttaattaaaatctttataaaaaaaacctttgtaaactttcaaatgtaaaacaaaagttttgttcttaacaattttaaaaatattaatacggaattataaaaaaattataaaatttaaacagctttaaaatttagaaaagatcattataaagaaattatatatatatatatatatatatatatatatatttatcataatacttgaaattttaatattgtttacttattttaattttaagttgctaattttacaagaaaaaaagattactttttatataagataaaaaatgattcaatgatgacaaaaaaaaggattgtgaaaattatacaactattactgtttctaaaaaatgtaaatactcacctttacataaagaaaaaaaatgttgaactaaaaaaataaaaaataaaaaataaaaataaatcgtctcatattatttccaccaatcaaataatttattcaaaaagactacaattgtaatatataagaagGAAGTATGTAAAATTAACGTATACGTTTTtgtaacaataaaaatgttaaagtgaagaaacatataataggttatttcataaagacaatttgttggtagtagtaaagactaaagaatatattttaacagtaaaaaatatttatgtgcacaaatacacttttagtggtaatatagataatatattatagcaaaaaaaactattttctataactaaaagtttatctctttacttttatacattgtttttacttacaaaaagaattaaatatatattctttattaaatttaatttaattttaataattttgaccTCGTCTAcgactattttctttaactaaaagtgtatctaattactttttttttctttttcaaccaaacaataaattaaacataaatacTTCGGTTAGTTTCCCAAGCCAGAGGGAATGGGTTTACAAACAAatcttcagagataagagaacgcgaagcACGGACAAGACAATCTGCCTTTGTATTTAATgcacgcgggatccaagagatagagaatagtgggaaggactctagcgagttaaactcatcgagcaggttggagaaggacgACTAATCTTCAGGGGACTGCACCATAGTGATTAACTCAacacaatcagtctcgaaataTTTACAAGCGATCTCTGCAGCGCGTATCCACTCAATGCCCCACAAGAACGCTTTTAACTTCGAATGTAGAGGGGGGctccatcaatctgacaaccaggcatggagctgacatgactgccgta
It encodes the following:
- the LOC104724806 gene encoding ubiquitin-like modifier-activating enzyme atg7 — encoded protein: MSEKETSPTILQFAPLNSSVDEGFWHSFSSLKLDKLGIDDSPIPITGFYGPCSHPQVSNHLTLLSESLPLDEQSSVASTSHGNRNKCPVPGILYNTNTLESFDKLDKQSLLKAEANKIWDDIQSGKALEDPAVLSRFLVISFADLKKWSFRYWFAFPALVLDPPASLVELKPASEYFSSEEAESVSAACNEWRNSDLTTDVPFFLVSVSSDSKASIRHLKDWEACQGDHHKLLFGFYDPCHLPNNPGWPLRNYLALIRARWSLETVWFFCYRESRGFADLNLSLVGQASVTLASGESAETVPNSVGWELNKGKRVPRSISLANSMDPTRLAVSAVDLNLKLMRWRALPSLDLNVLSSVKCLLLGAGTLGCQVARTLMGWGIRNITFVDYGKVAMSNPVRQSLYTFEDCVGGEFKAVAAVKSLKQIFPAMESSGVVMAIPMPGHPISSQEEDSVLADCKRLSELIESHDAVFLLTDTRESRWLPSLLCANANKIAINAALGFDSYMVMRHGAGPTSLSDDMQNLDMNKTNKQRLGCYFCNDVVAPQDSMTDRTLDQQCTVTRPGLAPIAGALAVELLVGVLQHPLGINAKGDNSSSSNGGNNDDSPLGILPHQIRSSVSQFSQITLLGQASNSCTACSETVISEYRERGNSFLLEAINHPTYLEDLTGLTELKKAANSFNLDWEDDDTDDEDVAVHM
- the LOC104724808 gene encoding senescence-specific cysteine protease SAG12, which gives rise to MAFKLMQVCFLVSLILSICFSIALSRPLDNELIMQKRHIEWMTKHGRVYADMKEKNNRYAVFKSNVERIELLNSMPAGRTFKLAVNQFADLTNDEFRSMYTGYKGVSTLPSLGQTKTRAFRYQNVSSGSLPISVDWRTKGAVTPIKDQRSCGCCWAFSAVAAIEGAAQIKKGKLISLSEQQLVDCDTNDFGCDGGLMDTAFEHIKATGGLTTESNYPYKGEDGTCNSKKTNPKATSITGYEDVPANDENALMKAVAHQPVSVGIEGGGFDFQFYSSGVFTGECTTYLDHAVTAIGYGESTNGSKYWIIKNSWGTKWGESGYMRIQKDVKAKEGLCGLAMKASYPTL